The Psychromonas sp. MME1 genome window below encodes:
- a CDS encoding trypsin-like serine protease, which yields MNKLLLYFTLIILQYCTLSNAIAAEVITSSINPRIVGGADSDPFEWPTMVSIKVNRFRGQHFCGGSLIAPQWVVTAAHCVFDNNDNLFNVNDIVATIGEYDLNSSPVTPATELIQIIAHPDFNNESLVNDIALLKLATAVGNDTPIMDIIDTESTTSLISLNFPVTAMGWGSTVSYDPNQPTSPSYPNILQQVELELYRDSTCSQQLGSNYKPQMLCASTPEGGQDTCTGDSGGPLLVNSNLGWQQIGIVSWGYGCALTNYPGVYTRISLYKNWIATTTKTFSATTGLQFVLYNANSSANQQITISNNSDSVATFTYELTGSEYFNINASSCNLIEANSTCQITVNYTPMEQGSHKATITINSNIPDSTTLTTQLSGTFLAVSSEGSSSSGSTGIMILLLIPIAFMRRYIAYF from the coding sequence ATGAATAAATTACTTTTATATTTTACCCTGATCATTTTACAGTACTGTACTTTATCTAACGCTATAGCAGCAGAAGTAATCACGTCATCTATCAATCCGCGTATTGTGGGTGGTGCCGACAGCGATCCATTTGAATGGCCAACAATGGTAAGCATAAAAGTAAATCGCTTTAGGGGCCAACATTTTTGTGGTGGTTCGTTGATTGCTCCTCAATGGGTGGTCACTGCTGCACATTGTGTATTTGATAATAATGATAATCTCTTTAACGTTAATGATATCGTTGCAACGATTGGTGAATATGACCTTAATTCCTCGCCAGTGACCCCCGCTACTGAGCTCATACAAATCATCGCTCATCCTGATTTCAATAATGAAAGCTTGGTCAATGACATTGCCCTGCTAAAATTGGCTACGGCCGTTGGCAATGATACCCCCATCATGGATATCATCGACACCGAATCAACAACATCCCTCATTTCATTAAACTTTCCGGTGACTGCAATGGGCTGGGGCTCCACTGTCAGCTATGATCCGAATCAGCCAACATCTCCTAGCTATCCCAACATACTACAACAAGTGGAATTAGAACTTTATAGAGATAGCACCTGCTCACAACAATTAGGAAGCAATTATAAACCACAAATGTTATGCGCATCGACACCAGAAGGAGGACAAGATACATGTACTGGAGACAGTGGCGGCCCATTATTAGTTAATAGTAATTTAGGATGGCAACAAATAGGTATTGTCAGTTGGGGATATGGTTGTGCATTAACAAATTATCCTGGTGTATATACGCGCATTTCTTTATATAAAAATTGGATAGCAACAACGACAAAAACATTTTCAGCCACAACAGGATTACAATTTGTACTCTACAATGCCAATAGCAGTGCCAATCAACAAATAACAATTAGCAATAACTCAGACAGTGTAGCGACATTCACTTATGAGTTAACAGGTTCTGAATATTTTAACATTAATGCAAGTTCATGCAATCTCATTGAAGCAAATTCAACTTGCCAAATCACCGTAAACTATACGCCAATGGAGCAAGGTAGCCATAAAGCAACGATTACTATCAATTCAAATATCCCAGACTCAACAACATTAACAACTCAACTTTCTGGTACATTTTTAGCGGTTAGTTCAGAGGGCAGTAGTTCATCGGGATCAACGGGAATAATGATATTGTTGCTCATTCCCATTGCTTTCATGCGCCGTTATATTGCTTATTTTTAG
- the ylqF gene encoding ribosome biogenesis GTPase YlqF, whose translation MSRTKINWFPGHMHKAHKEIKEVLPQVDIIIEVVDARIPYSSENPLISHIREKTPCIKVLNKSDLADPEITAQWITYLEQEQGIRALAITTNKPEQVHQITKLCEQMLPNRLGQDKQIRAMIMGIPNVGKSTIINILADRIIAKTGNEPAVTKVQQRIRLPSGIMLSDTPGFLWPNIENVNSGYRLAVTGAIKNTAVEYEDIAYYAAEYLLEHYPDRLQARYELDTLPKTDHELMEAIALRRGCLRAGGHFDIYKVSTILLNELRAGALGAISIETPDIAIIEKREVEKILLEKAENELEKKKSRKQKFKRR comes from the coding sequence ATGAGCAGAACAAAAATAAACTGGTTTCCCGGACACATGCACAAGGCACACAAAGAGATAAAAGAGGTCTTGCCGCAGGTAGATATTATCATTGAGGTGGTTGATGCTCGCATCCCCTATAGCAGTGAAAATCCACTAATATCCCATATTCGTGAAAAAACGCCATGCATAAAAGTACTTAATAAATCGGATTTAGCCGATCCAGAAATTACCGCACAGTGGATCACCTATCTCGAGCAAGAACAAGGAATTAGGGCATTGGCCATCACGACGAATAAACCGGAACAAGTTCATCAAATAACAAAATTATGTGAACAAATGTTACCTAATCGATTAGGCCAAGATAAGCAAATTCGGGCAATGATCATGGGCATTCCCAATGTCGGTAAATCAACGATTATCAATATTTTAGCAGACAGAATTATTGCGAAAACAGGCAATGAACCCGCAGTCACTAAAGTTCAGCAGCGTATTCGTTTACCCAGTGGCATTATGCTTTCCGATACACCTGGGTTTTTATGGCCAAATATTGAAAATGTGAATTCTGGTTATCGCCTAGCGGTTACAGGTGCGATAAAAAATACGGCGGTTGAATATGAAGACATCGCTTACTATGCGGCTGAGTATCTACTCGAACACTATCCAGATCGTTTACAAGCGCGTTACGAATTAGACACGTTACCAAAAACGGACCATGAGCTAATGGAAGCAATTGCATTACGCCGCGGCTGTTTACGTGCAGGTGGGCATTTCGACATCTACAAAGTATCTACTATTCTATTAAATGAGCTCCGTGCAGGTGCTTTAGGGGCGATTAGTATTGAAACACCGGATATCGCCATTATAGAAAAAAGAGAAGTAGAAAAAATATTGTTAGAAAAAGCAGAAAATGAACTTGAAAAGAAAAAATCAAGAAAACAAAAATTTAAACGACGATAA
- a CDS encoding FAD-dependent oxidoreductase — protein sequence MTKIVIIGGVAGGASAAARARRLSENAEIIMFERGPFVSFANCGLPYHIGGDIENRNKLLLQTPDSFLARFNVDVRVMNEVLSINREQKTINIRNLIDNSEYAESYDLLLLSPGASPIVPPIPGVNNPLTHSLRNIPDMDNIIQTIATNNVEHATVVGGGFIGLEMMEAFHQKGINTTLLELSDQVMAPVDKEMAGFAHAEICSHGIDLRLGVALSAVEYVAETHMASISAGEDISHQHINGHLNLSLSNGDVLKTDILIMAIGVRPDIKLAVDADLKIGELGGIYTNENMQTSDPFIYAVGDAIEEQDFVTGNPTIVPLAGPANRQGRMAADNMLGRNESYQGTQGTAICKIFDLAVAATGKNEKQLKRANVSYEKVYVHTASHASYYPGSEIVSLKILFDPNNGKILGAQAAGKDGVDKRIDILAVAQRAGMTIEQLQHIELTYAPPYGSAKDVINQAAFVANNVMKGDLMPIHFDQIDSLTDDQILLDVRNPEELKNVGYLKGAINIPVDSLRQRMDELPKDKEIIIYCQVGLRGNVAYRQLVNNGFRARNLIGGYRTYSFAKK from the coding sequence ATGACTAAAATTGTGATTATTGGTGGCGTTGCCGGTGGCGCATCAGCAGCTGCGCGTGCGCGGCGTTTAAGTGAAAATGCAGAAATTATAATGTTTGAAAGAGGCCCTTTTGTCTCCTTTGCTAATTGCGGTTTGCCTTACCATATCGGTGGTGACATTGAAAATCGTAACAAACTACTACTGCAAACACCGGATAGTTTCTTGGCGCGTTTTAATGTCGATGTTCGCGTCATGAACGAAGTGCTCAGTATTAATCGAGAACAAAAAACGATCAATATTAGAAATTTAATCGATAATAGTGAATACGCTGAAAGTTACGATTTATTACTACTCAGCCCCGGTGCTAGCCCGATTGTCCCCCCCATCCCCGGGGTCAATAATCCATTAACTCACTCTTTACGTAATATTCCTGATATGGATAATATTATTCAGACAATAGCAACCAATAATGTCGAACATGCCACCGTTGTCGGAGGCGGTTTCATTGGTCTGGAAATGATGGAAGCATTCCATCAAAAAGGGATAAACACCACACTACTAGAGCTGTCCGATCAAGTCATGGCACCCGTTGATAAAGAGATGGCAGGCTTTGCCCATGCTGAAATATGCAGCCATGGGATCGATTTACGTCTCGGTGTTGCGTTATCTGCGGTCGAATATGTGGCAGAAACCCATATGGCTAGCATTAGCGCTGGCGAAGATATAAGCCATCAGCATATCAATGGCCATCTAAATCTATCATTGAGCAATGGGGATGTATTAAAAACGGATATTTTAATCATGGCAATTGGTGTACGCCCTGACATAAAATTAGCTGTTGATGCAGATCTTAAAATTGGAGAACTTGGCGGGATTTACACAAATGAAAATATGCAAACAAGCGATCCATTTATCTACGCTGTGGGTGACGCCATTGAAGAACAAGACTTTGTTACGGGAAACCCAACAATAGTTCCACTTGCTGGCCCAGCTAACCGTCAAGGACGGATGGCTGCAGATAACATGTTAGGACGCAATGAATCCTACCAGGGCACACAGGGTACTGCGATTTGCAAAATATTTGATTTAGCGGTCGCGGCAACGGGGAAAAATGAAAAACAGCTAAAACGTGCGAATGTTTCCTATGAAAAAGTCTATGTACATACAGCAAGCCATGCTAGCTACTATCCGGGCTCAGAAATCGTTTCATTAAAAATATTATTTGATCCGAATAATGGAAAAATTTTAGGCGCACAGGCAGCAGGTAAAGACGGTGTTGATAAACGCATTGATATATTAGCGGTTGCGCAGCGTGCCGGAATGACGATAGAGCAACTGCAACACATTGAACTCACCTATGCCCCCCCCTATGGCAGCGCCAAAGATGTCATCAATCAAGCGGCATTTGTAGCAAACAACGTAATGAAAGGCGACCTTATGCCGATTCATTTTGATCAAATTGATAGCTTAACCGATGATCAAATTCTCCTTGATGTACGTAATCCTGAAGAGTTAAAAAATGTAGGTTACCTAAAAGGTGCGATTAATATTCCTGTCGATAGCTTGCGTCAACGTATGGATGAGTTACCCAAAGATAAAGAGATAATCATTTATTGTCAGGTCGGTTTACGCGGTAATGTAGCTTATCGTCAACTTGTTAATAATGGCTTTAGAGCGCGTAACTTGATTGGCGGTTATCGTACTTATAGCTTTGCAAAAAAATAG
- a CDS encoding DUF2892 domain-containing protein, which produces MSIDNGVRVIAGCMILLSVILTAFVHPNFVWFTVFIGFNLIQSAFTGFCPAVMMLKKLGLK; this is translated from the coding sequence ATGAGTATTGATAATGGCGTAAGAGTAATAGCAGGCTGTATGATATTGCTATCGGTAATTTTAACGGCATTCGTTCACCCAAATTTTGTTTGGTTTACTGTTTTCATTGGCTTTAATCTTATTCAGAGTGCTTTTACTGGCTTTTGTCCTGCAGTAATGATGTTAAAAAAATTAGGTTTAAAATAG
- a CDS encoding ArsR/SmtB family transcription factor — translation MVLCQLVDGEVGAGQLQEGSTLSQSAFSQHLMVLKKHGLVKVRKESQSVFYSLADPRVKELFSSFYTIFCK, via the coding sequence ATGGTACTTTGTCAATTGGTTGATGGAGAAGTAGGAGCTGGCCAATTACAAGAGGGGTCAACCCTCAGCCAATCTGCATTTTCACAACATTTGATGGTATTAAAAAAGCATGGTTTAGTTAAGGTTCGCAAAGAATCGCAGTCCGTTTTCTATTCTTTGGCTGATCCTCGAGTGAAGGAGTTGTTTTCGAGTTTTTATACGATTTTTTGTAAATGA
- a CDS encoding YeeE/YedE thiosulfate transporter family protein → MNFNIPWESFIGGALLGLSAAVLMLFSGKVAGISGVIGGLLKPQQHDSSWRIAFLCGMAISFVVVAPFGFSLPDISHTNIIVMCLGGLLVGFGSRLGNGCTSGHGIIGLGRFSKRSIYATSTFMASAMIVVFLRKQFGVL, encoded by the coding sequence ATGAATTTCAATATTCCCTGGGAATCCTTTATTGGTGGTGCATTACTTGGTTTATCGGCTGCTGTTTTAATGCTTTTTAGCGGTAAAGTTGCAGGCATAAGCGGCGTGATTGGTGGATTGTTAAAACCGCAACAACATGATTCGAGTTGGCGCATCGCTTTTTTATGTGGCATGGCGATTAGTTTTGTCGTTGTGGCTCCTTTCGGTTTTTCACTTCCTGATATCAGCCACACTAATATTATCGTCATGTGCCTTGGAGGTTTGCTTGTTGGCTTCGGCTCTCGTCTCGGAAATGGTTGTACAAGTGGTCACGGAATCATTGGTTTGGGGCGTTTTTCCAAGCGTTCTATATATGCAACCAGTACCTTTATGGCATCTGCGATGATAGTCGTTTTTTTACGTAAACAATTTGGAGTCTTGTGA
- a CDS encoding YeeE/YedE family protein, with protein MPISTRSSVKTVRILAALIAGLLFGCGMIVSGMVDPHNVIAFLNITGNWDPSLAFVMGGALAVFTPCYHFIIKKRCVAVNGDKFSWMSNTKVDGTLLSGAMFFGIGWGVAGICPGPAMASIGNYIILYFILSMVVGMVLANLYLSGRVPLPIVGYRNNVCAVKSN; from the coding sequence ATGCCAATATCTACACGTTCATCAGTAAAAACAGTGAGAATACTAGCAGCACTGATTGCTGGACTGCTTTTTGGCTGTGGGATGATCGTTTCTGGTATGGTTGATCCCCATAATGTCATTGCATTTTTAAATATCACGGGCAATTGGGATCCGAGTCTTGCTTTCGTGATGGGCGGGGCTCTTGCTGTTTTTACACCATGTTACCACTTCATTATTAAAAAACGTTGTGTAGCTGTGAATGGTGATAAATTTTCTTGGATGAGTAATACAAAGGTTGATGGAACGTTATTGTCTGGAGCAATGTTTTTTGGCATTGGTTGGGGGGTAGCGGGAATTTGCCCCGGACCTGCCATGGCGAGTATCGGGAATTATATTATATTGTATTTTATTTTGAGTATGGTCGTTGGGATGGTACTCGCTAATCTATACTTGTCAGGACGCGTTCCTTTACCTATTGTTGGGTATAGAAATAATGTTTGTGCAGTAAAATCTAATTAA
- a CDS encoding efflux RND transporter permease subunit, which produces MEKPLAKGLVARVMNSFLPPILILLTLIIGGFSLWLTPKEEDPQIVVPMADVLIEAPGLSAKQIEKQITEPLEKLVSAIDGVEYVYSSSQEGNAQITVRYFVGEGRESALVKLYNKLYSNQDLIPPSVQNWIVKPVEIDDVPIVVAALYSTNPTEISAYQLRRIAEQATQGLKALEYTNSVNIIGGQPRNIEITFDSSAMASRKTTIADVQRAVQLTNSKQNAGTIHVNGLRYELESGLFFSKASELNNLVVNVVNGKAVYLQDIATIIDAPTEPHSDTWIRYGSAERSASDPLPAVFISVAKQKGANAVDVAESVLRELDELKQSQFPDVVEVDIIRNYGQTAANKVSNLVSSLAISILTVVVFIGLFLNWRSALVVGIAIPISYGAALGLDLAFGYSINRVTLFALILSLGLIVDDPIASIDNIERYLKRHDLSRTKAIVLAMAEIRSALLMSTVAIVIVFTPMFFITGMMGPYMAPLAFNVPISVMFSTFVAFMITPWLAKKILSKAEQEGAYEVESTLLYKGYKRLLMPMLTSKARSWGFLVLVACIFVIAALLPVLRYVPLKLLPYDNKNEFQLVLNMAENASFVDTSNVLRGFSDYLVRVPEVVSVSAFAGLASPMDFNGMVRHYFMRNLPHQGELRIVLAQKNRRSQQSHEIVTRLRRDLESIATQYNADIQLVEVPPGPPVMATISAEVYGEETTPYNKLQEQAKVIAARLARNEFVSEVDTSIQGDYQAWQFIVDSEKAALSGISIKDINATIMAANKGLVIGYLQAEREINPLPITIHLPSNERDKLDKILSLYVRGQAGISKQEIQGALFDAPQPLVQISELGAFRKRSVQQPIFHKNLKPVVYIYAEPIGLVPGEVIADVIADENAPSSTTAVPFSDRSYINNGAGDGWQVNSDITVIWSGEGEWKITIDVFRDLGIAYGAALLGVFIIMLVQTGLPAVSGIIMLAIPLTVIGIMPGFWLLNSFSAEIEGYPNPVLFTATAMIGMIALAGIVVRNSLVLIEFIQQSLQQGKDLQSALIESGAVRMRPILLTAGTTLLGNIVITLDPIFNGLAWAIIFGITASTVFTLLVVPIVYNLAYKDVEGHGLPQITEEGA; this is translated from the coding sequence ATGGAGAAGCCATTAGCTAAAGGATTAGTCGCGAGGGTGATGAATAGTTTTTTGCCTCCTATTCTTATCCTACTGACATTGATTATTGGCGGCTTTTCTCTGTGGTTAACACCGAAGGAAGAAGATCCGCAAATTGTTGTTCCTATGGCCGATGTATTGATCGAAGCTCCTGGGTTAAGCGCAAAACAGATTGAAAAACAGATAACCGAGCCACTTGAAAAACTCGTTAGCGCAATAGATGGTGTTGAATATGTTTATTCATCATCTCAGGAAGGAAATGCACAGATCACCGTGCGCTATTTTGTAGGCGAGGGCCGAGAAAGCGCATTAGTAAAGCTTTACAATAAACTTTATTCTAATCAGGATTTAATCCCGCCATCGGTACAAAATTGGATTGTTAAACCCGTTGAAATTGATGATGTCCCGATTGTTGTTGCTGCATTATATTCAACTAACCCTACGGAAATATCTGCCTATCAATTGCGTCGCATTGCAGAACAAGCAACACAAGGACTTAAGGCGCTCGAATATACAAATAGTGTCAATATTATCGGTGGACAACCCCGGAATATAGAAATTACATTTGATAGCAGTGCCATGGCTAGCCGTAAAACAACGATTGCTGATGTGCAACGAGCCGTTCAATTAACCAATAGTAAACAAAATGCAGGTACGATACATGTAAATGGCCTGCGTTATGAACTTGAATCAGGCCTATTTTTTAGCAAGGCGAGTGAATTAAATAATTTAGTCGTTAATGTTGTTAATGGTAAGGCTGTTTATTTGCAAGATATTGCCACTATCATTGATGCACCAACAGAGCCTCACAGCGACACCTGGATCCGTTATGGTAGCGCTGAACGAAGTGCATCAGATCCATTACCAGCCGTGTTTATTTCAGTTGCGAAGCAAAAAGGCGCCAATGCGGTTGATGTGGCAGAAAGTGTATTACGAGAACTCGATGAATTAAAACAGAGTCAGTTTCCTGATGTTGTCGAAGTCGATATCATCAGAAATTATGGGCAGACAGCCGCTAACAAAGTATCTAATTTAGTTTCAAGTTTAGCTATTTCAATATTAACCGTTGTCGTATTTATTGGGCTGTTTTTAAACTGGCGCAGTGCACTCGTAGTCGGCATTGCCATTCCAATTAGTTATGGTGCAGCATTAGGCTTAGATTTAGCCTTTGGCTATTCCATTAACCGGGTAACACTATTTGCGTTGATTCTATCACTTGGCTTAATTGTTGATGATCCTATCGCCAGCATTGATAATATTGAACGTTACTTAAAGCGTCATGATTTATCGCGCACCAAGGCAATCGTATTAGCAATGGCTGAAATCCGTAGTGCACTGTTAATGTCCACAGTTGCGATTGTCATTGTTTTTACACCTATGTTTTTTATCACCGGGATGATGGGCCCCTATATGGCCCCTTTAGCCTTTAATGTTCCGATCAGTGTCATGTTTAGTACCTTTGTCGCATTTATGATCACGCCTTGGCTAGCTAAAAAAATTCTTAGTAAAGCAGAGCAAGAGGGGGCATATGAGGTTGAATCTACTTTGCTATATAAAGGTTATAAAAGATTATTAATGCCGATGTTAACGAGTAAGGCGCGCAGTTGGGGGTTCTTAGTGCTAGTCGCTTGTATATTTGTTATTGCAGCTTTACTGCCTGTATTACGTTATGTGCCATTAAAATTATTACCTTACGATAATAAGAATGAGTTCCAACTTGTTTTAAATATGGCTGAAAATGCAAGCTTTGTAGACACTTCTAATGTCCTACGCGGTTTTTCCGACTATTTAGTGCGTGTTCCTGAGGTGGTTTCTGTTTCTGCCTTTGCTGGACTAGCATCGCCAATGGATTTCAATGGCATGGTACGCCACTATTTTATGCGTAATCTACCACATCAAGGTGAATTACGAATTGTATTGGCTCAAAAGAATCGTCGTAGTCAGCAATCTCATGAAATAGTTACCCGTTTACGGCGAGATTTAGAGAGTATCGCTACGCAATATAACGCAGATATTCAACTGGTTGAAGTACCACCTGGCCCCCCTGTGATGGCAACGATCAGTGCGGAGGTTTATGGTGAAGAGACAACACCCTATAATAAATTGCAGGAACAAGCGAAAGTAATCGCAGCGCGACTTGCTAGAAATGAATTTGTTAGTGAAGTGGATACATCAATTCAAGGTGATTATCAAGCTTGGCAATTTATTGTTGACAGTGAAAAGGCGGCTCTTTCGGGAATATCAATTAAAGATATCAATGCCACCATCATGGCCGCCAATAAAGGTTTAGTGATTGGCTATTTGCAAGCAGAACGGGAAATAAATCCATTACCAATCACGATTCACTTACCAAGTAATGAACGAGATAAATTAGATAAAATTCTCTCTTTATATGTACGCGGTCAAGCTGGTATCAGCAAACAAGAAATACAAGGAGCGCTGTTTGATGCACCACAGCCCCTAGTGCAAATTTCAGAATTGGGTGCGTTTAGAAAAAGAAGTGTTCAACAGCCTATTTTTCATAAAAATCTTAAACCTGTCGTTTATATTTACGCTGAGCCAATTGGTCTCGTTCCTGGTGAAGTAATTGCCGACGTTATTGCCGATGAAAATGCCCCCTCATCTACTACAGCTGTACCATTTTCTGATAGAAGCTATATTAACAATGGTGCTGGCGATGGGTGGCAAGTGAACAGCGATATTACCGTTATTTGGAGCGGAGAAGGGGAATGGAAAATTACCATTGATGTATTCCGTGATTTAGGGATTGCCTATGGTGCGGCTTTACTGGGGGTCTTCATCATTATGTTAGTGCAAACAGGCTTGCCTGCTGTATCAGGTATCATAATGCTCGCCATTCCATTGACGGTGATCGGTATTATGCCTGGCTTCTGGCTATTAAATAGTTTCTCAGCAGAGATAGAAGGGTACCCGAATCCAGTATTGTTCACCGCAACGGCTATGATAGGTATGATTGCACTTGCTGGGATCGTGGTACGTAATTCTCTAGTTTTGATTGAATTTATCCAACAATCATTACAACAGGGAAAAGATCTACAAAGTGCCTTGATTGAATCTGGTGCGGTACGTATGCGCCCTATTTTGTTAACAGCAGGCACAACGTTATTAGGCAATATTGTTATTACATTAGATCCCATTTTTAATGGATTAGCTTGGGCAATTATTTTTGGGATCACTGCATCAACCGTATTTACACTATTGGTTGTACCTATTGTCTATAATCTTGCCTATAAAGATGTTGAAGGCCATGGCTTGCCACAAATAACGGAGGAAGGCGCATGA
- a CDS encoding efflux RND transporter periplasmic adaptor subunit, which yields MKYSKTILAAGLFLILALLFLYMAGFFTTKLAQQQHEEVNDIANLVTIKLATRNITNERQFVAIVNAQQKAILSSRITAKIAEVLVDVGDKVEQGDILIRLEGAALNAIVRQTEQALSSAQAQLNVARKEFLRAQQLLNKKLISQAQFDQVESQFKTQSANFKSAKASLEEAETTYGYSLITAPFSGVIDTRSIYVGDTAVPGMALLSLYNPQTLQLQANISESLINKAMLNKVLRYEIPTFAIKGEGQVVTVSPATDNSSHSFIVKIALNHLDQVFPGSYGKVWVETDTDNIITVPDEAIYKIGQIDYVKVLENEKIQTKLVQLGEDNRIRKGLKDGDLVILNPLNHQQQVLK from the coding sequence ATGAAATATTCAAAAACTATATTAGCAGCAGGGCTGTTTTTAATATTGGCACTGTTATTCCTCTACATGGCGGGTTTTTTTACCACTAAATTAGCACAGCAGCAACACGAAGAGGTAAATGATATAGCTAATCTGGTGACGATTAAACTCGCAACGAGAAATATAACTAATGAACGGCAGTTTGTAGCTATTGTAAATGCACAACAAAAAGCGATTCTTTCTTCGAGAATAACCGCAAAAATTGCTGAGGTATTAGTTGATGTGGGCGATAAGGTTGAACAAGGTGATATATTAATACGTTTAGAAGGTGCTGCTCTCAACGCGATAGTACGTCAAACAGAACAGGCTTTGTCATCAGCACAAGCGCAACTAAATGTTGCGCGTAAAGAATTTCTACGTGCGCAGCAGTTATTAAATAAAAAGTTAATTTCACAAGCACAATTTGATCAGGTCGAGTCTCAATTTAAAACGCAAAGTGCAAACTTTAAAAGTGCTAAGGCTTCTTTAGAGGAGGCTGAAACAACCTATGGCTATAGTTTAATTACCGCACCATTCTCTGGGGTAATAGATACGCGATCAATTTATGTTGGCGATACAGCAGTTCCTGGAATGGCTCTGCTTAGTCTATACAATCCACAAACCCTTCAATTACAAGCAAATATATCAGAATCATTAATTAATAAAGCAATGTTAAATAAAGTATTGCGCTATGAAATCCCAACCTTTGCAATAAAAGGGGAAGGGCAAGTCGTGACAGTTTCTCCTGCAACGGATAATAGTTCACATAGTTTTATTGTTAAAATAGCATTGAACCATCTAGATCAAGTTTTTCCTGGGAGTTATGGAAAAGTGTGGGTAGAAACCGACACCGATAATATTATCACTGTACCTGATGAAGCTATTTATAAGATTGGGCAAATTGATTATGTCAAGGTACTAGAAAATGAAAAAATACAAACTAAATTAGTGCAACTTGGAGAAGATAATAGAATACGTAAAGGATTAAAAGATGGCGATTTAGTCATTCTTAATCCGCTTAATCATCAACAACAAGTGTTGAAATAA